Proteins found in one Arachis stenosperma cultivar V10309 chromosome 8, arast.V10309.gnm1.PFL2, whole genome shotgun sequence genomic segment:
- the LOC130944213 gene encoding protein MEI2-like 1 isoform X2, translating into MPFEVMNQRGVSTLSHFYDDISFPPEKNPGLRKQKSIHERYPQGKSEITASPGSILNASSPRGMNAKTGLPMSQTGLSSEGTGSTRFGGKEGIADVLKDSKELLNYHPRSWTDVRMQPTSSSYGFIGNKIVANAASRESSLFSSSLSDMFTQKLRLMGNDVFRDQSVSVGSLPEEEPYKSLQEIEADTIGNLLPDEDDLFSGVADELGSNVHAKANDDFEDFDLFSSGGGMELEGDEHLVSGKRASGLEGDLGYFGGSKGKIPLGDQSSRTLFVRNINSNVDDSELKTLFEQYGDIRTMYTACKPRGFVMISYYDIRAAQNAMKALQHKSLRSRKLDIHYSIPKGNAPEKDIGHGGVMISGLDSSVSNEELKHIFALYGEIKEIYESPEVNHVKFIEFYDVRAAEASLGASNRICIPGKQIKLEPGHPRNAILMQQSQKGQEEPDFVHNLSDNLLRQNATSSGAAISGGSLESGYNQGFQSAKRIPLNGFVDNALYPVGSSIPKMARGASGGKVSGVYESANVVDAMKLGSITRFHPHSLPEFHDGLASGSPYNFSNPISNVAASIGTGSTELSDSRHIQGIGSPGNLAEFNAVGNGSRPPQGLYHMWNNSNLHQQPPSNAMLWHKTPPSFINGAGAPGVPQMPGFPRTPPHVLRSSQIDHHVGSAPVVTASPWERQPSYLGESPEASSFRMGSLGSTGFHGSWQMHPPDLSSRNMFSHVGGNSTELSSSAGQGSPKLSHFFPGRLPMNSMLKFDSANERMRSLYHRRSEANTNSADKKQYELDLGRILRGEDNRTTLMIKNIPNKYTSKMLLAAIDEQCRGTYDFLYLPIDFKNKCNVGYAFINMIDPGQIIQFHQAFNGKKWEKFNSEKVAVLAYARIQGKAALIAHFQNSSLMNEDKRCRPILFHTDGPNAGDPEPFPLGNNIRTRPGKSRTSANDENRNQGSSSAAAGGDESANGVESSLSSSKT; encoded by the exons ATGCCTTTTGAAGTAATGAACCAGAGGGGCGTTTCGACCTTGTCTCACTTTTACGACGACATCTCCTTTCCTCCAGAG AAGAATCCTGGATTACGGAAGCAAAAATCTATTCACGAGCGATACCCGCAAG GAAAGAGTGAGATCACAGCATCACCTGGCAGCATTTTGAATGCTTCATCACCCCGTGGAATGAATGCAAAAACAGGCTTGCCGATGTCGCAGACTGGGTTATCTTCCGAAGGCACAGGAAGCACACGTTTCGGTGGTAAAGAAGGCATTGCAGATGTGCTGAAGGATTCCAAGGAGTTACTTAACTATCATCCAAGATCATGGACTGATGTGCGTATGCAGCCGACATCTAGCTCGTATGGTTTCATTGGGAACAAGATTGTTGCCAATGCTGCCTCTCGTGAAAGCAGTCTATTCTCAAGTTCATTGTCTGATATGTTTACTCAAAAGT TGAGATTAATGGGGAATGATGTTTTCCGGGATCAGTCTGTTTCCGTTGGTTCCCTTCCTGAGGAAGAACCATATAAATCTCTTCAAGAAATTGAGGCTGACACTATTGGGAATCTTCTTCCTGATGAGGATGACCTGTTTTCTGGTGTTGCTGATGAGTTAGGATCCAATGTTCATGCCAAAGCAAATGATGATTTCGAAGATTTTGATTTGTTTAGCAGTGGGGGAGGCATGGAGTTAGAAGGAGATGAACATCTAGTTTCAGGAAAAAGAGCCAGCGGCTTAGAAGGAGATCTTGGTTATTTCGGAGGTTCCAAAGGAAAAATTCCTCTTGGTGACCAATCTTCTAGGACACTTTTTGTTAGAAACATTAATAGCAATGTAGATGACTCTGAGCTGAAGACTCTCTTCGAG CAATATGGAGATATCCGAACCATGTATACCGCTTGCAAGCCTCGGGGTTTTGTCATGATTTCTTATTATGATATAAGGGCAGCACAAAATGCAATGAAAGCACTCCAACATAAGTCGTTGAGATCTCGAAAGCTTGATATACATTATTCAATTCCAAAG GGCAATGCTCCAGAAAAGGATATTGGTCATGGTGGTGTGATGATATCTGGTCTTGATTCATCTGTTTCAAATGAGGAACTTAAGCATATTTTCGCATTATATGGAGAAATTAAAGAA ATATATGAATCTCCTGAAGTGAATCATGTGAAATTCATCGAGTTCTATGATGTGCGAGCTGCAGAAGCTTCTCTTGGTGCTTCGAACAGGATCTGCATTCCTGGGAAGCAGATCAAGCTTGAACCTGGCCATCCTAGAAATGCTAT TCTAATGCAGCAGTCTCAAAAGGGACAAGAAGAACCAGATTTTGTTCATAATCTTAGTGATAACTTATTAAGACAGAACG CAACATCTTCTGGAGCAGCCATATCTGGTGGCAGCTTGGAGAGTGGATATAATCAGGGGTTTCAATCTGCAAAAAGGATACCTCTGAATGGTTTTGTTGATAATGCTTTATATCCTGTGGGTTCTAGCATACCAAAGATGGCAAGAGGGGCTTCTGGTGGAAAAGTATCCGGAGTTTACGAGTCTGCAAATGTTGTTGATGCAATGAAACTGGGATCTATTACAAGGTTCCATCCTCATTCTTTACCTGAGTTTCATGATGGTTTAGCTAGTGGTAGTCCCTACAACTTTTCAAACCCCATCAGCAATGTTGCTGCCAGTATTGGAACTGGATCGACAGAATTGTCAGACAGCAGGCATATTCAGGGGATTGGCTCACCTGGCAACCTAGCCGAATTTAATGCAGTAG GAAACGGGAGCCGCCCGCCTCAGGGACTTTATCATATGTGGAACAACTCCAACTTGCATCAGCAACCTCCATCAAATGCCATGCTTTGGCATAAAACACCACCATCCTTTATTAATGGTGCTGGTGCTCCTGGTGTTCCGCAGATGCCCGGCTTTCCTAGAACACCACCTCATGTGCTGAGATCATCACAGATAGACCATCATGTCGGATCAGCACCAGTCGTTACTGCCTCACCCTGGGAAAGACAGCCTTCTTACTTGGGAGAGTCTCCTGAAGCTTCTAGTTTTCGAATGGGATCTTTAGGAAGTACAGGTTTTCATGGTTCTTGGCAGATGCATCCTCCGGACTTGTCTTCTCGCAACATGTTTTCTCATGTGGGTGGGAACAGTACAGAATTGTCATCCAGTGCTGGGCAGGGATCTCCTAAGTTGTCACATTTTTTCCCAGGGAGACTTCCCATGAATTCAATGCTGAAGTTTGATTCGGCCAATGAACGGATGAGAAGCCTCTATCATCGTAGAAGTGAAGCAAATACTAACAGTGCTGATAAAAAGCAATATGAGCTTGATCTAGGCCGCATATTGCGCGGGGAAGATAACCGAACCACActtatgataaaaaatattccAAACAA GTATACTTCAAAGATGCTTCTTGCTGCCATCGATGAGCAATGTCGGGGAACTTATGATTTTCTGTATTTGCCAATTGACTTTAAG AACAAATGTAATGTTGGCTATGCATTCATCAACATGATTGACCCTGGTCAAATTATTCAGTTCCATCAG GCTTTTAATGGGAAAAAATGGGAGAAGTTTAACAGTGAGAAAGTAGCTGTACTTGCATATGCCCGAATTCAAGGAAAAGCTGCTCTGATTGCTCATTTCCAGAATTCAAGTCTAATGAATGAAGATAAACGTTGTCGCCCCATTCTCTTCCACACGGATGGCCCAAATGCTGGTGATCCG GAGCCTTTCCCCTTGGGAAACAATATTCGAACAAGGCCAGGAAAATCTCGTACGAGTGCTAACGATGAGAATCGCAACCAAGGGAGTTCTTCAGCTGCAGCCGGCGGAGATGAATCTGCTAATGGAGTAGAGTCATCCTTGAGTTCATCGAAAACCTGA
- the LOC130944213 gene encoding protein MEI2-like 1 isoform X1, which produces MPFEVMNQRGVSTLSHFYDDISFPPEKNPGLRKQKSIHERYPQGKSEITASPGSILNASSPRGMNAKTGLPMSQTGLSSEGTGSTRFGGKEGIADVLKDSKELLNYHPRSWTDVRMQPTSSSYGFIGNKIVANAASRESSLFSSSLSDMFTQKLRLMGNDVFRDQSVSVGSLPEEEPYKSLQEIEADTIGNLLPDEDDLFSGVADELGSNVHAKANDDFEDFDLFSSGGGMELEGDEHLVSGKRASGLEGDLGYFGGSKGKIPLGDQSSRTLFVRNINSNVDDSELKTLFEQYGDIRTMYTACKPRGFVMISYYDIRAAQNAMKALQHKSLRSRKLDIHYSIPKGNAPEKDIGHGGVMISGLDSSVSNEELKHIFALYGEIKEIYESPEVNHVKFIEFYDVRAAEASLGASNRICIPGKQIKLEPGHPRNAILMQQSQKGQEEPDFVHNLSDNLLRQNATSSGAAISGGSLESGYNQGFQSAKRIPLNGFVDNALYPVGSSIPKMARGASGGKVSGVYESANVVDAMKLGSITRFHPHSLPEFHDGLASGSPYNFSNPISNVAASIGTGSTELSDSRHIQGIGSPGNLAEFNAVVSGNGSRPPQGLYHMWNNSNLHQQPPSNAMLWHKTPPSFINGAGAPGVPQMPGFPRTPPHVLRSSQIDHHVGSAPVVTASPWERQPSYLGESPEASSFRMGSLGSTGFHGSWQMHPPDLSSRNMFSHVGGNSTELSSSAGQGSPKLSHFFPGRLPMNSMLKFDSANERMRSLYHRRSEANTNSADKKQYELDLGRILRGEDNRTTLMIKNIPNKYTSKMLLAAIDEQCRGTYDFLYLPIDFKNKCNVGYAFINMIDPGQIIQFHQAFNGKKWEKFNSEKVAVLAYARIQGKAALIAHFQNSSLMNEDKRCRPILFHTDGPNAGDPEPFPLGNNIRTRPGKSRTSANDENRNQGSSSAAAGGDESANGVESSLSSSKT; this is translated from the exons ATGCCTTTTGAAGTAATGAACCAGAGGGGCGTTTCGACCTTGTCTCACTTTTACGACGACATCTCCTTTCCTCCAGAG AAGAATCCTGGATTACGGAAGCAAAAATCTATTCACGAGCGATACCCGCAAG GAAAGAGTGAGATCACAGCATCACCTGGCAGCATTTTGAATGCTTCATCACCCCGTGGAATGAATGCAAAAACAGGCTTGCCGATGTCGCAGACTGGGTTATCTTCCGAAGGCACAGGAAGCACACGTTTCGGTGGTAAAGAAGGCATTGCAGATGTGCTGAAGGATTCCAAGGAGTTACTTAACTATCATCCAAGATCATGGACTGATGTGCGTATGCAGCCGACATCTAGCTCGTATGGTTTCATTGGGAACAAGATTGTTGCCAATGCTGCCTCTCGTGAAAGCAGTCTATTCTCAAGTTCATTGTCTGATATGTTTACTCAAAAGT TGAGATTAATGGGGAATGATGTTTTCCGGGATCAGTCTGTTTCCGTTGGTTCCCTTCCTGAGGAAGAACCATATAAATCTCTTCAAGAAATTGAGGCTGACACTATTGGGAATCTTCTTCCTGATGAGGATGACCTGTTTTCTGGTGTTGCTGATGAGTTAGGATCCAATGTTCATGCCAAAGCAAATGATGATTTCGAAGATTTTGATTTGTTTAGCAGTGGGGGAGGCATGGAGTTAGAAGGAGATGAACATCTAGTTTCAGGAAAAAGAGCCAGCGGCTTAGAAGGAGATCTTGGTTATTTCGGAGGTTCCAAAGGAAAAATTCCTCTTGGTGACCAATCTTCTAGGACACTTTTTGTTAGAAACATTAATAGCAATGTAGATGACTCTGAGCTGAAGACTCTCTTCGAG CAATATGGAGATATCCGAACCATGTATACCGCTTGCAAGCCTCGGGGTTTTGTCATGATTTCTTATTATGATATAAGGGCAGCACAAAATGCAATGAAAGCACTCCAACATAAGTCGTTGAGATCTCGAAAGCTTGATATACATTATTCAATTCCAAAG GGCAATGCTCCAGAAAAGGATATTGGTCATGGTGGTGTGATGATATCTGGTCTTGATTCATCTGTTTCAAATGAGGAACTTAAGCATATTTTCGCATTATATGGAGAAATTAAAGAA ATATATGAATCTCCTGAAGTGAATCATGTGAAATTCATCGAGTTCTATGATGTGCGAGCTGCAGAAGCTTCTCTTGGTGCTTCGAACAGGATCTGCATTCCTGGGAAGCAGATCAAGCTTGAACCTGGCCATCCTAGAAATGCTAT TCTAATGCAGCAGTCTCAAAAGGGACAAGAAGAACCAGATTTTGTTCATAATCTTAGTGATAACTTATTAAGACAGAACG CAACATCTTCTGGAGCAGCCATATCTGGTGGCAGCTTGGAGAGTGGATATAATCAGGGGTTTCAATCTGCAAAAAGGATACCTCTGAATGGTTTTGTTGATAATGCTTTATATCCTGTGGGTTCTAGCATACCAAAGATGGCAAGAGGGGCTTCTGGTGGAAAAGTATCCGGAGTTTACGAGTCTGCAAATGTTGTTGATGCAATGAAACTGGGATCTATTACAAGGTTCCATCCTCATTCTTTACCTGAGTTTCATGATGGTTTAGCTAGTGGTAGTCCCTACAACTTTTCAAACCCCATCAGCAATGTTGCTGCCAGTATTGGAACTGGATCGACAGAATTGTCAGACAGCAGGCATATTCAGGGGATTGGCTCACCTGGCAACCTAGCCGAATTTAATGCAGTAG TTTCAGGAAACGGGAGCCGCCCGCCTCAGGGACTTTATCATATGTGGAACAACTCCAACTTGCATCAGCAACCTCCATCAAATGCCATGCTTTGGCATAAAACACCACCATCCTTTATTAATGGTGCTGGTGCTCCTGGTGTTCCGCAGATGCCCGGCTTTCCTAGAACACCACCTCATGTGCTGAGATCATCACAGATAGACCATCATGTCGGATCAGCACCAGTCGTTACTGCCTCACCCTGGGAAAGACAGCCTTCTTACTTGGGAGAGTCTCCTGAAGCTTCTAGTTTTCGAATGGGATCTTTAGGAAGTACAGGTTTTCATGGTTCTTGGCAGATGCATCCTCCGGACTTGTCTTCTCGCAACATGTTTTCTCATGTGGGTGGGAACAGTACAGAATTGTCATCCAGTGCTGGGCAGGGATCTCCTAAGTTGTCACATTTTTTCCCAGGGAGACTTCCCATGAATTCAATGCTGAAGTTTGATTCGGCCAATGAACGGATGAGAAGCCTCTATCATCGTAGAAGTGAAGCAAATACTAACAGTGCTGATAAAAAGCAATATGAGCTTGATCTAGGCCGCATATTGCGCGGGGAAGATAACCGAACCACActtatgataaaaaatattccAAACAA GTATACTTCAAAGATGCTTCTTGCTGCCATCGATGAGCAATGTCGGGGAACTTATGATTTTCTGTATTTGCCAATTGACTTTAAG AACAAATGTAATGTTGGCTATGCATTCATCAACATGATTGACCCTGGTCAAATTATTCAGTTCCATCAG GCTTTTAATGGGAAAAAATGGGAGAAGTTTAACAGTGAGAAAGTAGCTGTACTTGCATATGCCCGAATTCAAGGAAAAGCTGCTCTGATTGCTCATTTCCAGAATTCAAGTCTAATGAATGAAGATAAACGTTGTCGCCCCATTCTCTTCCACACGGATGGCCCAAATGCTGGTGATCCG GAGCCTTTCCCCTTGGGAAACAATATTCGAACAAGGCCAGGAAAATCTCGTACGAGTGCTAACGATGAGAATCGCAACCAAGGGAGTTCTTCAGCTGCAGCCGGCGGAGATGAATCTGCTAATGGAGTAGAGTCATCCTTGAGTTCATCGAAAACCTGA
- the LOC130944213 gene encoding protein MEI2-like 1 isoform X3, translating into MNAKTGLPMSQTGLSSEGTGSTRFGGKEGIADVLKDSKELLNYHPRSWTDVRMQPTSSSYGFIGNKIVANAASRESSLFSSSLSDMFTQKLRLMGNDVFRDQSVSVGSLPEEEPYKSLQEIEADTIGNLLPDEDDLFSGVADELGSNVHAKANDDFEDFDLFSSGGGMELEGDEHLVSGKRASGLEGDLGYFGGSKGKIPLGDQSSRTLFVRNINSNVDDSELKTLFEQYGDIRTMYTACKPRGFVMISYYDIRAAQNAMKALQHKSLRSRKLDIHYSIPKGNAPEKDIGHGGVMISGLDSSVSNEELKHIFALYGEIKEIYESPEVNHVKFIEFYDVRAAEASLGASNRICIPGKQIKLEPGHPRNAILMQQSQKGQEEPDFVHNLSDNLLRQNATSSGAAISGGSLESGYNQGFQSAKRIPLNGFVDNALYPVGSSIPKMARGASGGKVSGVYESANVVDAMKLGSITRFHPHSLPEFHDGLASGSPYNFSNPISNVAASIGTGSTELSDSRHIQGIGSPGNLAEFNAVVSGNGSRPPQGLYHMWNNSNLHQQPPSNAMLWHKTPPSFINGAGAPGVPQMPGFPRTPPHVLRSSQIDHHVGSAPVVTASPWERQPSYLGESPEASSFRMGSLGSTGFHGSWQMHPPDLSSRNMFSHVGGNSTELSSSAGQGSPKLSHFFPGRLPMNSMLKFDSANERMRSLYHRRSEANTNSADKKQYELDLGRILRGEDNRTTLMIKNIPNKYTSKMLLAAIDEQCRGTYDFLYLPIDFKNKCNVGYAFINMIDPGQIIQFHQAFNGKKWEKFNSEKVAVLAYARIQGKAALIAHFQNSSLMNEDKRCRPILFHTDGPNAGDPEPFPLGNNIRTRPGKSRTSANDENRNQGSSSAAAGGDESANGVESSLSSSKT; encoded by the exons ATGAATGCAAAAACAGGCTTGCCGATGTCGCAGACTGGGTTATCTTCCGAAGGCACAGGAAGCACACGTTTCGGTGGTAAAGAAGGCATTGCAGATGTGCTGAAGGATTCCAAGGAGTTACTTAACTATCATCCAAGATCATGGACTGATGTGCGTATGCAGCCGACATCTAGCTCGTATGGTTTCATTGGGAACAAGATTGTTGCCAATGCTGCCTCTCGTGAAAGCAGTCTATTCTCAAGTTCATTGTCTGATATGTTTACTCAAAAGT TGAGATTAATGGGGAATGATGTTTTCCGGGATCAGTCTGTTTCCGTTGGTTCCCTTCCTGAGGAAGAACCATATAAATCTCTTCAAGAAATTGAGGCTGACACTATTGGGAATCTTCTTCCTGATGAGGATGACCTGTTTTCTGGTGTTGCTGATGAGTTAGGATCCAATGTTCATGCCAAAGCAAATGATGATTTCGAAGATTTTGATTTGTTTAGCAGTGGGGGAGGCATGGAGTTAGAAGGAGATGAACATCTAGTTTCAGGAAAAAGAGCCAGCGGCTTAGAAGGAGATCTTGGTTATTTCGGAGGTTCCAAAGGAAAAATTCCTCTTGGTGACCAATCTTCTAGGACACTTTTTGTTAGAAACATTAATAGCAATGTAGATGACTCTGAGCTGAAGACTCTCTTCGAG CAATATGGAGATATCCGAACCATGTATACCGCTTGCAAGCCTCGGGGTTTTGTCATGATTTCTTATTATGATATAAGGGCAGCACAAAATGCAATGAAAGCACTCCAACATAAGTCGTTGAGATCTCGAAAGCTTGATATACATTATTCAATTCCAAAG GGCAATGCTCCAGAAAAGGATATTGGTCATGGTGGTGTGATGATATCTGGTCTTGATTCATCTGTTTCAAATGAGGAACTTAAGCATATTTTCGCATTATATGGAGAAATTAAAGAA ATATATGAATCTCCTGAAGTGAATCATGTGAAATTCATCGAGTTCTATGATGTGCGAGCTGCAGAAGCTTCTCTTGGTGCTTCGAACAGGATCTGCATTCCTGGGAAGCAGATCAAGCTTGAACCTGGCCATCCTAGAAATGCTAT TCTAATGCAGCAGTCTCAAAAGGGACAAGAAGAACCAGATTTTGTTCATAATCTTAGTGATAACTTATTAAGACAGAACG CAACATCTTCTGGAGCAGCCATATCTGGTGGCAGCTTGGAGAGTGGATATAATCAGGGGTTTCAATCTGCAAAAAGGATACCTCTGAATGGTTTTGTTGATAATGCTTTATATCCTGTGGGTTCTAGCATACCAAAGATGGCAAGAGGGGCTTCTGGTGGAAAAGTATCCGGAGTTTACGAGTCTGCAAATGTTGTTGATGCAATGAAACTGGGATCTATTACAAGGTTCCATCCTCATTCTTTACCTGAGTTTCATGATGGTTTAGCTAGTGGTAGTCCCTACAACTTTTCAAACCCCATCAGCAATGTTGCTGCCAGTATTGGAACTGGATCGACAGAATTGTCAGACAGCAGGCATATTCAGGGGATTGGCTCACCTGGCAACCTAGCCGAATTTAATGCAGTAG TTTCAGGAAACGGGAGCCGCCCGCCTCAGGGACTTTATCATATGTGGAACAACTCCAACTTGCATCAGCAACCTCCATCAAATGCCATGCTTTGGCATAAAACACCACCATCCTTTATTAATGGTGCTGGTGCTCCTGGTGTTCCGCAGATGCCCGGCTTTCCTAGAACACCACCTCATGTGCTGAGATCATCACAGATAGACCATCATGTCGGATCAGCACCAGTCGTTACTGCCTCACCCTGGGAAAGACAGCCTTCTTACTTGGGAGAGTCTCCTGAAGCTTCTAGTTTTCGAATGGGATCTTTAGGAAGTACAGGTTTTCATGGTTCTTGGCAGATGCATCCTCCGGACTTGTCTTCTCGCAACATGTTTTCTCATGTGGGTGGGAACAGTACAGAATTGTCATCCAGTGCTGGGCAGGGATCTCCTAAGTTGTCACATTTTTTCCCAGGGAGACTTCCCATGAATTCAATGCTGAAGTTTGATTCGGCCAATGAACGGATGAGAAGCCTCTATCATCGTAGAAGTGAAGCAAATACTAACAGTGCTGATAAAAAGCAATATGAGCTTGATCTAGGCCGCATATTGCGCGGGGAAGATAACCGAACCACActtatgataaaaaatattccAAACAA GTATACTTCAAAGATGCTTCTTGCTGCCATCGATGAGCAATGTCGGGGAACTTATGATTTTCTGTATTTGCCAATTGACTTTAAG AACAAATGTAATGTTGGCTATGCATTCATCAACATGATTGACCCTGGTCAAATTATTCAGTTCCATCAG GCTTTTAATGGGAAAAAATGGGAGAAGTTTAACAGTGAGAAAGTAGCTGTACTTGCATATGCCCGAATTCAAGGAAAAGCTGCTCTGATTGCTCATTTCCAGAATTCAAGTCTAATGAATGAAGATAAACGTTGTCGCCCCATTCTCTTCCACACGGATGGCCCAAATGCTGGTGATCCG GAGCCTTTCCCCTTGGGAAACAATATTCGAACAAGGCCAGGAAAATCTCGTACGAGTGCTAACGATGAGAATCGCAACCAAGGGAGTTCTTCAGCTGCAGCCGGCGGAGATGAATCTGCTAATGGAGTAGAGTCATCCTTGAGTTCATCGAAAACCTGA